A part of Gambusia affinis linkage group LG19, SWU_Gaff_1.0, whole genome shotgun sequence genomic DNA contains:
- the LOC122821401 gene encoding tripartite motif-containing protein 16-like isoform X1: MEQNQLHPEAFSCSICLDLLKDPVTTSCGHSYCMKCIKTHWDEEDQKGIHSCPQCRETFTPRPVLKKNTMLAALVEQLKKTGLQAAAAADHCYAGPDDVACDFCTGRKLKAIKSCLVCLVSYCKNHLQPHLDVPGMKKHKLVEPTKNLQENICSRHDEVMKMFCRTDQKSICYLCPVDEHKGHDTVSAAAERTERQRELEERRGNLQQRIQDREEDVKLLQQEVEAINHSADKTVEDNEKIFTQLIRLLQKRSSEVKQQIRSQQETEVSRVKDVQEKLEQEITELKRKDAELEQLSHTEDHNQFLLNYPSLPALSESTHSSSINIRPLRHFEDVTAAVSELRDILQDILRDSWTNISLMVTEVDVLLSEPQPEPKTRAEFLKYSCEITMDPNTTNTWLKLSEGNRKVTEMKIPQSYSNHPDRFTKTSQVLSRESLTGRCYWEVEWKMKVYVTVAYKNISRAGSGNESAFGYNDKSWALHCRGSKFGHNDIWTSISGPVSSRLGVYLDHTAGLLSFYSVSETMTLLHRVQTTFTQPLLAGVGVWWQYGSSAEFIKPN, translated from the coding sequence ATGGAGCAGAACCAGCTGCACCCAGAAGCTTTCTCCTGTTCCATCTGTCTGGATCTACTGAAGGATCCAGTAACTACTTCCTGTGGTCACAGCTACTGtatgaaatgtattaaaacccATTGGGATGAAGAGGATCAGAAGGGAATCCACAGCTGCCCTCAGTGCAGGGAGACATTCACACCGAGGCCTGTGCTAAAGAAGAACACCATGCTAGCAGCTCtagtggagcagctgaagaagactggactccaagctgctgctgctgctgaccacTGCTATGCTGGACCTGATGATGTGGCCTGTGATTTCTgcactggaagaaaactgaaagccatCAAGTCCTGTTTAGTCTGTCTGGTTTCCTACTGTAAGAATCACCTCCAACCTCACCTTGATGTCCCTGGAATGaagaaacacaagctggtggAGCCGACCAAGAACCTGcaggagaacatctgctctcgtcatgatgaggtgatgaagatgttcTGTCGTACTGATCAGAAGTCTATCTGTTATCTCTGCCCAGTGGATGAACATAAAGGTCATGACACGgtgtcagctgcagcagaaaggactgagaggcagagagagctggaggagagacgaggaaacctccagcagagaatccaggacagagaggaagatgtgaagctgcttcaacaggaggtggaggccatcaatcactctgctgataaaacagtggaggacaATGAGAAGATCTTCACCCagctgatccgtctcctccagaaaagaagctctgaggtgaagcagcagatcagatcccagcaggaaactgaagtgagtcgagtcaaagatgttcaggagaagctggagcaggagatcactgagctgaagaggaaagacgctgagctggagcagctctcacacacagaggatcacaaccagtttctcctcaactacccctcactgccagcactcagtgagtcgacacactcatccagcatcaacatccgtcctctgagacactttgaggacgtgacagcagctgtgtcagagctcagagacaTACTACAGGACATCCTGAGAGACTCAtggacaaacatctcactgatggtcactgaggtggatgttctactgtcagaaccacaaccagaaccaaagaccAGAGCTGAGTTCTTGAAATATTCATGTGAAATTACAATGGatccaaacacaacaaacacatggCTGAAACTATCAGAGGGGAACAGGAAGGTGACTGAGATGAAAATACCTCAGTCTTATTCTAatcatccagacagattcacTAAAACATCCCAAGTTCTGAGTAGAGAGAGTCTGACTGGacgttgttactgggaggtggagtggaaaatgaaagtttatgtAACAGTCGCATACAAGAATATCAGCAGAGCTGGAAGTGGCAATGAAAGTGCATTTGGATATAATGACAAATCTTGGGCTTTACATTGTAGAGGTTCTAAATTTGGTCACAATGACATCTGGACCTCCAtctcaggtccagtttcctccagacTAGGAGTATACCTGGATCACACAGCAGGCCttctgtccttctacagcgtctctgaaaccatgactctcctccacagagtccagac